Part of the Natrialbaceae archaeon AArc-T1-2 genome, CGTTCAGTAGTGAACCGAGAGTCCGGTCGAGGTTATTACCGGCCGTTCATTTGTGGAACCTCTGTCGAGTCCACCCCGTTCAGAACTGTCTGTGGGGGTTTACGTCCACAGCTGGGGTCCGTTCGTTCGGAGACACGGATTCACAGCGAATCGGTACGCGTCAGAGACGTGATACTGCCGGCAAGACGTCGCGAAGAGATGGGTAGGCGAGACGAACGGACAGACAGACAGACAGACACACGCTACGAGAGACATGACAGACAACGATCATCGTTCAGGAGGCGACTCGAGGCGAGCGTTCATCAAGAGAGGGGCGCTCGCAGCCACCGCGCTCACGGTCGGTGCCGGAGCGACCGCCACCGTCGCCACGGCCGACGAGGAAGTCGCCGTCTTACAGGGAAGCGATTACTATCCCGACGTCGATTTCGACATCCTGACCCAGCTCGGGACGGGAACGCGAGACAACTTCATGGAGCAGTTCGACGAAGACGAAGCGGAGTTCGGCGATCCGGACGACTGGGAGGTGTACGTGATCCGGATCGACA contains:
- a CDS encoding calcium-binding protein, whose translation is MTDNDHRSGGDSRRAFIKRGALAATALTVGAGATATVATADEEVAVLQGSDYYPDVDFDILTQLGTGTRDNFMEQFDEDEAEFGDPDDWEVYVIRIDIGESEGELAHMLIDIDNDDPDVEPGDSGTMDEIGSFRNPEQNLVETEVDL